From a single Bemisia tabaci chromosome 10, PGI_BMITA_v3 genomic region:
- the LOC109038064 gene encoding uncharacterized protein, which translates to MDKIFDSPIPDPPRIANEVNKLQEAILQKKSDLLVLKEIDQLKTLCGHKNPVVNLTASNAVSQLVEWKRIDLITAYSWLSSSILGAKNLGGLIQLSIDLFRLDLAKCKENSNPIFLRHSLEHPLVHIFDHPEQVSRFTVLVAVRYICENLHPHGKSFQLVKPVFEHIFSCDGLAVSLRNAAWDVLVDSGEIQQLTEFLSQFVHLAQSDAAYEYLHIVDKLLEKSSDPEVETLLISLTPIIASVIHHLIKTGTLFEEALHKLEIIVLKSPQVASLVLSILAEALSLSSTRHLSSVSITCLNIMKTVRCSTISEHMLVASLARWLIQPTQVCPELPELASAIIGIAFSRKDFYNQSSDFCKNYTFQLISSSHRIVQKSVLIHGLGENLPSKENHLKLWLNSKNTKFSEFSLFLGALLISYEDRAMKEKVIRNLSELRLDQYLALLVFQLVREKDPKVQSTLLTSMHLCINKDNQENKMIFLQILKGLSASSDPLLREESIYLHFLFWKIERRCFPFLHTLLVSDDVSSYEIELTKAKVINEICKISPEIYGKSVARPIADILNKSKWTKPCMLALNSVALLCKAGEIDIRSTWKAIKPKFINDKRPDIIAGLCEILSLVPNVYSYTDRQEFFTEVVTNLWNFVTLSSDEIIVSAALKAFTSFRLEHLSVETLPDVYKKNAGKAIETSFAISVAEFVHVPGKCWLNVLESLPANCADAVVELFTKWLSDEIATFHSGIYSKVLDEPSMYTFLQERSLCRTFVDYIRKHSSSPTAETTRLPVSLCLRILSSDLPKPLPPLKWAFLSNYMNEGSVELKMYSTKLVIKQSMHKSSSANNVLEAKLSNLEFSEETETEILNIFQSLKGVMKSVHPTTCQGFLSMSLQYTKAKIRSNETGFFCSIVDSIRSLLAENHPENDKFLFPILHDLWTDVCDIPACSESLMRCISVLSDQNINMIFPPPESGSSNLHPNFIKLMCGLAAIKLSSESIDRLIKLLKLVCANRLGVDHRSYLQSELLPIFALPIPHITVLFFVKGLMGLLESCQDEDLEYLCAILFRVLIVYSGLSSCPTEEYSSLPFHSFPFALTHFIRGETDSFLTFFKKMLEERAHEMNISFSLLFRQCCIALRNVQIEYFSYDTDYFTEALEKGLEVEEQFLKIKQKE; encoded by the exons ATGGATAAAATCTTTGACTCTCCAATACCAGATCCTCCTCGAATAGCCAAT GAAGTGAACAAATTACAAGAGGCAATCCTCCAGAAAAAGAGTGATCTTCTAGTCCTAAAA GAAATAGACCAATTGAAAACATTATGTGGTCACAAAAATCCTGTGGTGAATTTGACTGCAAGCAATGCAGTTTCTCAGTTGGTGGAATGGAAGCGAATTGATTTGATAACTGCATACTCATGGTTATCATCCAGTATTTTGGGAGCAAA GAACCTAGGTGGTTTAATTCAGTTATCCATAGATTTATTTCGGCTGGACCTCGCCAAATGCAAAGAGAATTCAAATCCCATCTTTTTAAGGCATTCTCTTGAGCATCCTCTCGTGCACATTTTCGATCACCCAGAGCAAGTAAGCCGATTCACAGTCCTAGTAGCAGTCCGATATATCTGTGAAAATCTGCATCCACA TGGCAAAAGCTTTCAGCTTGTTAAGCCTGTATTtgagcatattttttcttgcgaTGGATTGGCCGTGTCTCTTCGCAATGCCGCATGGGATGTTCTTGTAGACTCTGGGGAAATCCAGCAGTTGACTGAGTTTTTGTCACAATTCGTC cATTTGGCTCAGTCAGATGCAGCTTATGAGTACTTGCATATTGTTGATAAATTGCTGGAGAAATCGTCCGACCCAGAGGTTGAAACTCTGCTCATTTCTCTGACTCCAATCATAGCAAGCGTTATTCATCACCTTATCAAAACCGGAACCCTCTTTGAAGAAGCTCTACATAAGCTGGAAATAATTGTCCTAAAATCACCACAAGTTGCAAGTTTGGTTCTATCAATTCTCGCTGAGGCACTTTCTCTGAGCTCCACGCGGCATCTATCGTCTGTGTCAATCACTT GTCTGAATATTATGAAGACTGTGCGCTGCTCAACCATATCAGAACACATGTTGGTTGCGTCTCTAGCAAGGTGGCTTATCCAACCAACTCAAGTATGTCCTGAGCTCCCAGAATTAGCGTCTGCTATTATTGGAATtgcattttcaagaaaagactTTTACAATCAATCGtcagatttttgtaaaaattatacGTTTCAATTAATATCATCTTCGCACAGAATTGTCCAGAAATCCGTCCTTATTCATGG attagGAGAGAACTTACCCTCCAAGGAAAACCATTTGAAACTTTGGCTTAAttctaaaaacacaaaattttcagaattttcccttTTCCTTGGTGCTTTGTTGATAAGTTACGAAGATAGAGCAATGAAAGAAAAGGTCATCAGAAACTTATCGGAGCTTCGACTGGATCAGTACCTTGCACTGTTGGTTTTTCAATTGGTGCGAGAGAAGGATCCTAAAGTACAATCGACACTTTTAACTTCAATGCACCTCTGTATCAACAAAGATAATCAA gaaaacaagatgattttccttcaaattctgAAGGGCTTAAGTGCAAGTAGTGATCCCCTTCTCAGAGAAGAATCCATTTACTTACATTTTCTATTTTGGAAAATCGAGCGCCGCTGTTTCCCGTTTTTACACACTCTTCTCGTGTCTGACGATGTTTCTTCCTATGAAATCGAGCTCACAAAAGCCAAAGTCATCAATGAAATCTGTAAAATAAG TCCAGAAATATATGGAAAAAGTGTTGCCAGGCCCATCGCAGATATCCTAAATAAATCTAAGTGGACAAAACCATGCATGCTTGCTCTCAACTCGGTGGCTCTTCTCTGCAAAGCAGGAGAGATTGATATTCGCTCTACATGGAAGGCCATCAAACCTAAATTTATCAACGATAAAAGACCAGATATTATCGCGGG TTTATGTGAGATTCTCAGTCTAGTTCCCAATGTTTACTCCTACACAGACAGACAGGAATTTTTCACTGAGGTTGTGACAAATTTATGGAATTTCGTGACGCTAAGCTCAGATGAGATAATTGTCAGCGCTGCATTGAA AGCTTTTACCAGCTTCAGATTGGAACATTTAAGTGTTGAAACTCTTCCGGATGTCTACAAAAAAAACGCAGGGAAAGCAATCGAAACATCTTTCGCTATAAGTGTTGCAGAGTTTGTGCATGTTCCAG ggaaatGCTGGTTAAACGTACTCGAGTCCCTCCCAGCAAACTGCGCAGACGCAGTTGTCGAACTGTTTACCAAGTGGTTAAGTGATGAAATCGCAACGTTTCACAGCGGAATATACTCTAAAGTTCTCGATGAGCCCTCCATGTATACATTTCTACAAGAGAGGAGCTTATGCCGCACTTTCGTGGATTACATACGAAAACACTCCTCATCGCCAACGGCAGAAACTACCAGACTCCCCGTATCTCTCTGCCTGCGGATTCTGTCCAGTGATCTTCCAAAACCGTTACCTCCGTTAAAATGGGCCTTTTTATCTAACTACATGAATGAGGGATCAGTTGAGCTGAAAATGTATTCAACGAAGCTTGTTATCAAACAGTCAATGCATAAATCTTCTTCTGCGAATAATGTGCTGGAGGCCAAGTTGTCAAACTTGGAGTTCTCTGAAGAGACG GAAACAGAAATACTCAACATTTTTCAGTCTCTGAAAGGTGTAATGAAGAGTGTCCACCCTACAACTTGTCAAGGATTCTTATCGATGAGTCTGCAGTATACCAAAGCAAAAATAAGGAGCAatgaaacgggttttttctgcTCTATAGTTGATTCAATTAGGTCTCTCCTGGCAGAAAATCACCCAGAAAACGACAAGTTCCTATTCCCAATTCTTCATGATCTTTGGACCGATGTGTGTGATATTCCTGCCTGTTCGGAGAGTTTGATGCGCTGCATTTCTGTTTTGTCAGACCAGAATATCAACATGATCTTCCCGCCACCGGAGAGTGGTTCATCAAACTTACACCCTAATTTTATCAAACTAATGTGTGGCCTGGCAGCTATCAAGTTATCATCAGAGTCTATCGATCGTTTGATCAAATTATTAAAACTGGTTTGTGCAAACCGGCTTGGAGTTGACCATCGGTCCTATTTGCAAAGTGAACTACTACCAATTTTTGCATTGCCGATTCCTCATATtactgttttgttttttgtcaaaGGTTTGATGGGGCTCTTGGAGAGTTGCCAAGATGAGGATCTAGAATATCTTTGTGCGATACTTTTTAGGGTTTTAATTGTATATTCTGGCTTAAGTAGTTGTCCCACTGAGGAATATTCTAGTTTACCTTTTCACAGTTTTCCCTTTGCTTTGACCCATTTTATCCGAGGAGAAACTGACagttttttaacgtttttcaagaaaatgttgGAAGAGCGAGCTCATGAAATGAATATCTCTTTCAGTTTACTCTTTCGACAGTGTTGTATTGCCCTAAGAAATGTGcagattgaatatttttcttacgaTACTGACTATTTCACGGAGGCTCTTGAAAAAGGATTAGAAGTGGAGGAacaattcttgaaaataaaacagaaagaaTGA